Proteins found in one Gardnerella vaginalis ATCC 14018 = JCM 11026 genomic segment:
- a CDS encoding quinone-dependent dihydroorotate dehydrogenase — protein MGYVSENSLHNAVNKAATDLFTFSYKHVIKPHLVFNIPPDEAHDRMIAFCKTSERIPGLMWLLRQMLNYTDPVLETRVMGVDFANPFGLSAGLDKNCDLCTVLDNAGFGFETVGSTTARPCEGNAKPWYHRLPQYDSLLVHAGLANDGSEFVIPRVEKAWTNAKSMRVSVSIARTNDNLVGDLDEGIEDYRISMERASGKNSMIEVNISCPNTMAGEPFSEPEALDKLFNVLDKVDRPQPTLVKMPLNLKGGWPQFKSLLDVLSAHKVDGVSIANLRKNREGLNIPADWKGGISGAPTFAASNDLIKNTRKEFGNRFAIAGIGGVFTAKQAYEKIRSGADLVMFVSSLMYRGPQQITVLKRGLADLLRKDGFETVKDAVSADVD, from the coding sequence ATGGGTTATGTATCTGAAAATTCTTTACACAATGCTGTGAACAAAGCTGCAACAGACTTATTCACCTTTAGCTATAAGCATGTAATTAAGCCGCACTTAGTGTTTAACATTCCACCAGACGAAGCTCACGATCGCATGATTGCTTTCTGCAAGACGAGTGAGCGCATTCCTGGATTAATGTGGCTTTTGCGGCAAATGCTCAATTACACGGATCCAGTTTTAGAAACGCGAGTTATGGGAGTGGATTTTGCGAATCCATTTGGATTAAGCGCAGGACTCGATAAAAACTGCGATTTGTGCACAGTTCTAGACAACGCTGGCTTTGGTTTTGAAACAGTTGGCTCCACAACTGCCCGCCCATGCGAAGGAAACGCTAAACCTTGGTATCATAGGCTTCCGCAATATGATTCTCTTCTTGTTCATGCGGGTCTTGCTAACGATGGCAGCGAGTTTGTGATTCCTAGAGTGGAAAAAGCGTGGACTAATGCTAAAAGCATGCGCGTTTCTGTGAGCATTGCGCGCACCAATGATAATCTTGTTGGTGACTTAGACGAAGGTATTGAAGATTATCGCATATCTATGGAGCGAGCAAGTGGCAAAAACTCCATGATTGAGGTTAACATTTCTTGTCCAAACACTATGGCTGGCGAGCCTTTTAGCGAGCCAGAAGCTTTAGATAAGCTTTTTAATGTTTTAGATAAAGTTGATCGTCCTCAGCCAACTCTTGTAAAAATGCCTTTGAATCTAAAAGGCGGATGGCCTCAATTTAAGTCTTTGTTAGACGTTTTAAGCGCACATAAGGTTGATGGCGTGAGCATTGCAAATCTGCGAAAGAACCGCGAAGGATTGAATATTCCAGCAGATTGGAAGGGTGGAATTTCTGGTGCGCCTACATTCGCCGCGAGTAATGATCTTATTAAAAATACTCGTAAAGAGTTTGGCAACAGGTTTGCTATTGCTGGAATAGGTGGCGTATTTACTGCAAAACAAGCTTATGAAAAGATTAGAAGTGGAGCTGACCTAGTGATGTTCGTTTCTTCTCTTATGTATAGAGGTCCTCAACAAATAACTGTTCTAAAGCGCGGACTTGCTGATTTACTCAGAAAAGATGGGTTTGAAACAGTTAAAGATGCAGTTTCAGCTGATGTAGATTAA
- a CDS encoding ABC-F family ATP-binding cassette domain-containing protein, with protein MPTYDLGLERVSLEFATKTIFRNVTQGVFEGDRIGIVGKNGDGKSTLLKLLEGSMDPDSGRVTRRSGLTFGILSQRDPLDDNATVRQAALENRQDYEWAADSKSREIVEALLGGINLEAKVGTLSGGQRRRADLARLLLHDWDILALDEPTNHLDVLTIHWLAEHLLHRWQDGQGALLLVTHDRWFLDEVCSSMWEVHDGAIDPFEGGYSAYMMQRVERERQADVREERRRNLARKELAWLSRGARARSTKQKFHVKQARELIADVPPMRDTLELKRMATSRLGKQVVDLIDVTQIFEDSSNPAGADADIVKSPFSQPTHVGSVTISVDESQAAAQSQESQLSQEESSLKETCAALQKTISGRMILDNQTWLIGPGDRFGIVGANGAGKSTLLSIIDGSLRPTKGHVNIGKTVKFAVLSQRLEELEKLGKYKVKEVLSRYKPSYIIDGKEVTPGQLMERLGFKPEQLMTPIADLSGGQKRRMQLLLILLNEPNVLIMDEPGNDLDTDMLAVMEDLLDTWPGTLIVVSHDRYLLERVTDQQFALIDGKIRHLPGGVDEYLKIMEDYERANMQESKADFEASSRAVAGDSSDADSAEKSNQKYEAKLSGKAYYDATRRVSAIERKLEKLEEEKSEIEQKMASHDPSDFVGLQELNEKLQANQSESSALEEEWLALSEQI; from the coding sequence ATGCCTACTTATGATTTGGGACTAGAACGCGTATCGCTTGAATTTGCAACAAAAACTATTTTTAGAAATGTGACTCAAGGCGTTTTTGAGGGAGACCGTATAGGAATTGTTGGAAAAAACGGAGACGGAAAATCCACGCTTCTTAAGCTTCTTGAGGGTAGTATGGACCCAGATTCTGGCAGAGTTACGCGTAGAAGCGGCTTGACATTTGGCATTTTAAGCCAGCGAGATCCACTGGACGATAATGCTACAGTTCGCCAAGCTGCATTGGAGAATCGCCAGGATTATGAGTGGGCTGCTGATTCAAAGTCTCGCGAAATTGTTGAGGCTCTTTTGGGCGGAATCAATCTTGAAGCTAAAGTTGGTACGCTTTCTGGAGGTCAGCGTAGGCGTGCGGATTTGGCTAGGTTGCTGTTGCATGATTGGGATATTTTGGCTTTGGATGAGCCTACGAATCATCTTGATGTGCTTACAATTCATTGGCTCGCAGAGCATCTTTTGCACAGGTGGCAAGACGGGCAGGGCGCGCTTTTGCTCGTTACGCACGACAGGTGGTTTTTAGACGAAGTTTGCTCTTCTATGTGGGAAGTTCACGATGGAGCAATCGACCCGTTTGAAGGCGGATACAGTGCGTACATGATGCAGCGCGTTGAGCGCGAACGTCAGGCGGATGTTCGCGAGGAGCGCAGGCGGAATTTGGCGCGTAAAGAGCTTGCGTGGCTTTCTAGGGGTGCTCGCGCGCGTTCTACTAAGCAAAAGTTTCACGTTAAGCAGGCTCGCGAGCTTATAGCAGACGTTCCGCCAATGCGAGATACTCTTGAGTTGAAGAGAATGGCAACTTCTCGTCTTGGTAAGCAAGTTGTTGATTTGATTGATGTTACGCAAATTTTTGAAGATTCGTCAAATCCTGCTGGAGCCGATGCAGATATTGTAAAATCACCATTTTCTCAGCCTACACATGTTGGTAGCGTTACGATTTCTGTAGACGAATCGCAAGCAGCCGCACAGTCGCAAGAATCGCAACTATCGCAAGAAGAATCGTCATTAAAAGAAACGTGTGCAGCATTACAAAAAACGATTAGCGGCCGCATGATTTTAGACAATCAAACGTGGCTAATAGGACCTGGAGACCGATTCGGCATAGTAGGAGCTAATGGCGCTGGAAAATCAACACTTTTAAGCATAATCGACGGCTCTTTGCGTCCAACTAAAGGGCACGTAAACATTGGTAAAACTGTAAAATTTGCTGTGCTTTCTCAACGATTAGAAGAGCTGGAAAAGCTTGGAAAATATAAAGTCAAAGAGGTTTTGAGTAGATATAAGCCAAGTTACATAATCGACGGCAAAGAAGTGACTCCTGGTCAACTTATGGAGAGGCTTGGTTTTAAGCCAGAGCAGCTTATGACACCAATTGCAGATCTTTCAGGCGGCCAGAAACGCCGCATGCAATTGCTTTTGATTCTTCTAAACGAGCCAAATGTGTTGATAATGGACGAGCCTGGAAACGATCTAGACACCGACATGCTTGCAGTTATGGAAGATTTACTAGACACATGGCCAGGCACTTTGATTGTTGTATCTCACGACAGATACTTGCTTGAGCGAGTGACTGATCAGCAATTTGCATTGATTGACGGCAAGATTCGCCATCTTCCAGGCGGAGTTGACGAGTATTTAAAGATTATGGAAGACTATGAGCGCGCAAATATGCAAGAATCTAAGGCAGATTTTGAGGCGAGTTCTAGGGCGGTTGCTGGCGATTCGTCAGATGCGGATTCTGCGGAAAAATCCAATCAAAAATATGAAGCAAAATTAAGCGGAAAAGCTTACTACGATGCTACTAGAAGAGTTTCAGCAATAGAGCGAAAACTAGAAAAGCTTGAGGAAGAAAAAAGCGAGATTGAGCAAAAAATGGCTAGCCATGATCCTAGCGATTTTGTTGGCTTGCAAGAGCTTAACGAGAAGTTACAGGCGAATCAAAGTGAGTCGAGCGCGTTAGAAGAAGAGTGGCTTGCGCTTAGTGAGCAAATTTGA
- a CDS encoding transglycosylase domain-containing protein, with the protein MPKKKSLTTRRVLALFLTYITLCVAGGVVSSILFVPGVMSVNSVVKSVVPSLRVDGIDFDVTALPQKSRLYASDGKTVIATFYAQNRTVVPLRRISQYMQQAMVAREDRRFFEHSGVDVQGVMRAFVQTFIKKSDMQGGSSLTQQYVKNVLMIKAREDNDPISEYHAAESTVARKLREMLIAIQMEKKYSKLEILQGYLNVAQFGSNNLYGVETAAKRYFNTTAANLNLVQAATIASITKNPSRYDPSIEENQPESQKQRNIVLDLMLRQNFISQKEHDDAVTTPIKSTLNIQHEVANVGCQAAGDAAFFCDYVTKKILNSREFGKTTVARQKLLNEGGLDIYTTMDITANTTAMNTARATIPVNDPSGFEVSIAAIKPGTGEVLGFGSNRIYDATDAARSDPTHTAINYAVDEQDGGGLGWQIGSTWKPINLVAWMLAGKSINQPVRTNTFYNNTEFSCARYKGIGRWSVRNSDGGTVNPETPLMGLVHSHNTIQAAMGAQLKLCAVAEAAKTLGYHNSPIGQEDVFSKNSLNPPMVIGAVQASPLTMANIYATLGANGVQCDPIAIKRVIDKNGRRLRVPSANCHQAIPKKIAQTVAYAINQGVAQPSGVAHAAQLAGGRKTFAKTGTNEQYYMTTAGFVPNKISAFVAIGNAEVQKSFNNMRINGVYRSAWYGVYIATPAWKKFMDDYLKAANVPIDNEYGKPDSKYMAGGKMPSLTPQMRQEDSAEQQRKRDEDARRQAAQDQAQAQANQGAASTDPATGGSSVTGDGRTSTSSGSTYGNTDGTGDASSDDN; encoded by the coding sequence ATGCCTAAGAAGAAATCCCTCACAACTCGTCGCGTGTTAGCACTGTTCCTTACGTACATCACATTGTGTGTTGCAGGTGGTGTAGTATCAAGTATTTTATTTGTGCCAGGAGTGATGAGCGTAAACAGCGTGGTCAAGTCTGTTGTGCCTTCTCTTAGAGTTGATGGCATTGATTTTGACGTTACGGCTTTACCTCAAAAGTCGCGTTTATACGCTTCTGATGGCAAAACAGTTATAGCAACATTTTATGCTCAAAATCGCACTGTTGTGCCATTAAGACGCATATCGCAATACATGCAGCAGGCAATGGTTGCGCGTGAGGATCGTAGGTTCTTTGAACATTCAGGCGTTGATGTGCAAGGCGTTATGCGTGCGTTTGTGCAAACGTTTATTAAAAAGTCTGATATGCAAGGTGGATCGTCTTTAACACAGCAATACGTTAAGAATGTTCTTATGATCAAAGCTAGAGAAGACAATGATCCTATTTCGGAATATCATGCTGCAGAAAGTACTGTTGCTAGAAAATTGCGAGAAATGTTAATCGCAATACAAATGGAGAAAAAATACTCTAAGCTAGAGATTTTACAGGGATATTTAAACGTTGCACAGTTTGGTAGTAATAATCTTTACGGTGTAGAAACTGCTGCAAAACGCTATTTTAATACCACTGCAGCCAATCTTAATCTTGTTCAAGCTGCGACTATTGCATCAATCACAAAGAATCCTTCTAGGTACGATCCTTCTATTGAAGAAAATCAGCCTGAATCGCAGAAGCAAAGAAATATAGTTCTTGATTTAATGCTTCGACAAAACTTTATAAGTCAAAAAGAACATGATGATGCGGTTACAACACCAATTAAAAGCACTCTTAATATTCAGCATGAAGTTGCTAACGTCGGTTGCCAGGCTGCTGGAGATGCAGCATTCTTCTGTGATTATGTTACTAAGAAAATCTTGAATTCTAGAGAATTTGGCAAAACAACTGTAGCAAGGCAGAAGCTGCTTAATGAAGGTGGCTTGGATATTTACACTACAATGGATATAACAGCTAACACAACCGCCATGAATACAGCTAGGGCCACTATCCCTGTTAATGATCCTAGTGGTTTTGAAGTCTCTATAGCTGCTATAAAGCCTGGTACTGGTGAAGTTCTTGGTTTTGGAAGCAATCGTATTTATGATGCGACCGATGCGGCGAGGTCTGACCCTACTCACACAGCTATTAACTACGCTGTAGATGAACAAGACGGTGGTGGCTTAGGCTGGCAGATTGGTTCTACTTGGAAGCCAATCAATCTTGTTGCATGGATGCTTGCTGGAAAATCAATTAATCAGCCTGTACGAACAAACACGTTCTATAACAATACTGAATTTTCGTGCGCAAGATATAAAGGTATAGGGCGTTGGTCTGTGAGAAATTCAGATGGTGGAACTGTTAATCCAGAAACACCGTTAATGGGTTTGGTGCATTCTCACAACACGATTCAGGCTGCTATGGGTGCTCAGCTTAAGCTGTGTGCAGTGGCAGAGGCTGCGAAAACACTTGGATATCACAATTCTCCAATAGGCCAGGAAGACGTATTTTCTAAGAATTCTCTAAATCCTCCTATGGTGATTGGTGCAGTTCAGGCTTCTCCACTAACAATGGCAAATATTTACGCAACATTGGGTGCTAATGGTGTTCAATGTGACCCTATTGCAATCAAGCGTGTTATTGATAAAAACGGTAGACGTTTGCGAGTACCAAGCGCTAATTGTCATCAGGCTATACCGAAAAAAATTGCTCAAACTGTAGCCTATGCTATAAATCAAGGTGTTGCTCAACCTAGTGGTGTTGCGCATGCTGCTCAATTAGCTGGTGGTCGTAAAACTTTTGCAAAAACTGGTACTAACGAACAGTATTACATGACTACTGCAGGATTCGTGCCAAATAAGATTAGTGCTTTTGTTGCAATTGGAAACGCTGAAGTGCAAAAGAGCTTCAACAACATGAGAATTAATGGTGTTTATCGAAGCGCTTGGTACGGTGTTTACATTGCAACTCCAGCTTGGAAAAAGTTTATGGACGATTATCTAAAAGCGGCAAACGTTCCTATCGACAATGAATATGGTAAGCCAGATTCAAAGTATATGGCTGGTGGAAAGATGCCGTCATTAACTCCGCAAATGCGTCAGGAAGATTCTGCAGAGCAACAGCGTAAGCGCGATGAGGATGCTCGTAGACAGGCGGCTCAAGATCAGGCTCAGGCTCAGGCAAATCAGGGTGCGGCTTCGACAGATCCTGCGACTGGTGGATCGTCGGTTACTGGCGATGGAAGAACGAGTACATCTTCTGGTTCTACGTACGGTAATACGGATGGAACAGGAGACGCATCTTCTGACGATAATTAA